From the Corythoichthys intestinalis isolate RoL2023-P3 chromosome 13, ASM3026506v1, whole genome shotgun sequence genome, one window contains:
- the osbpl8 gene encoding oxysterol-binding protein-related protein 8 isoform X8, which produces MNQRQVKERDKDRDKEAGLQTPSREHIAASPSSLSPGVSYSHGFERGKEDLLSLPLKEDSLSISKSKSETKLYNGSDKDVSASGGKLTKKESLKVQKKNYREEKKRATKELLSTITDPSVIVMADWLKIRGTLKSWTKLWCVLKPGVLLIYKTHKNGQWVGTVLLNACELIERPSKKDGFCFKLFHPLEQSIWAVKGPKGEAVGSITQPLPSSHLIFRAASESDGRCWMDALELALKCSSLLKRTMIREGKEDVSTVASGGEHSLNFYSLLRAHNIHGFQFNDSDHLKDPDLYSDKSDREGEPDHEESDPEGLEKSEESDSDTSERQDDSYVDMDPNEHVRETSYLEQSHEELGEAGEAAQTETVSEENKSLIWTLLKQVRPGMDLSKVVLPTFILEPRSFLDKLSDYYYHADFLSEAAVEENAYNRMKKVVKWYISGFYKKPKGLKKPYNPIIGETYRCMWLHQKTTSKTFYISEQVSHHPPVSAFYVSNRKDGFCLSGSILAKSKFYGNSLSAILDGEARLTFLNRGEDYVMNMPYAHCKGILYGTMTLELGGQITIACEKTGYSSQLEFKLKPFLGSSDSVNQVSGKIKLGKEVLATLEGHWDSEIFINDKKTGTVDTFWNPTPDLRQSRLTRCTVPPEEQGEFESERLWQHVTRAINNKDQTDATNEKFILEESQRKSARERKAKCEEWNPTLFEQDPVTGEWHYKYADTRPWDPLNDLIQFEKDGCIQTKVRHRTPMVRSGSLISLSNQGSRRDNCKCQVTVPKRKHKSDKAKSPESGCSSPELDRQDSSGSERHKSKHNSRLRKKGADFTELQSAIESIKQTQQDINRSITALRSRTAGRAEGASFLQQRDYMVIVALIVLQMSSDTNQVIHRELMKNNVWSLLLCSWLVAQFCYIGRGLPCPRLSSGVGT; this is translated from the exons GGTTCGAGAGAGGGAAGGAGGACCTTTTATCGCTGCCTTTGAAAGAGGATTCACTTTCCATATCCAAGAGCAAG TCAGAAACCAAGCTGTACAATGGCTCCGACAAGGACGTGTCCGCGTCTGGAGGCAAGCTCACCAAGAAGGAGTCCCTCAAG GTGCAGAAAAAGAACTACAGGGAAGAGAAGAAGAGGGCGACAAAAGAGCTGCTTAGTACCATCACCGATCCTTCCGTCATCGTCATGGCTGACTGGCTGAAG ATCCGCGGAaccctgaaaagctggaccaaactCTGGTGCGTGCTGAAACCGGGCGTCCTGCTGATTTACAAGACCCACAAGAACGGCCAGTGGGTGGGCACGGTGCTGCTCAACGCCTGCGAGCTCATCGAAAGACCCTCCAAGAAAGACGGCTTCTGCTTCAAGCTCTTCCACCCCCTGGAGCAGTCCATCTGGGCCGTCAAG GGTCCTAAAGGCGAGGCGGTGGGCTCCATCACTCAGCCGTTACCCAGCAGCCACCTCATCTTCCGTGCCGCTTCCGAATCTGACG GCCGTTGCTGGATGGACGCGCTAGAGCTGGCCTTGAAGTGCTCCAGCCTGCTAAAAAGAACCATGATCCGTGAGGGAAAGGAAGACGTGAGCACGGTGGCATCCGGAGGAGAACATTCCCTTAACTTCTACAGCCTCCTGCGTGCCCACAACATTcatggcttcca GTTTAACGACAGCGACCATTTGAAAGACCCGGACCTTTACTCCGATAAGTCCGACCGGGAGGGCGAGCCGGACCACGAGGAGTCGGACCCGGAAGGCCTGGAGAAAAGCGAGGAGAGCGACAGCGACACGTCAGAGCGCCAGGACGACTCGTACGTCGACATGGACCCCAACGAGCACGTGCGAGAAACGTCCTACCTGGAGCAATCCCACGAGGAACTGGGAGAG GCAGGTGAAGCCGCCCAGACCGAGACCGTTTCAGAGGAAAACAAGTCGCTCATATGGACTCTCCTAAAGCAAGTACGACCAGGCATGGATCTGTCTAAAGTAGTCCTGCCCACGTTCATCCTGGAGCCCAGGTCCTTTTTGGATAAACTCTCGGACTACTACTACCATGCCGACTTCTTGTCCGAGGCTGCGGTGGAGGAAAATGCCTACAACCGAATGAAGAAAGTGGTCAAGTGGTACATTTCCGGCTTTTATAAAAAGCCAAAG GGCTTGAAAAAGCCTTACAACCCCATTATTGGCGAAACTTACCGTTGCATGTGGCTCCACCAAAAAACCACCAGCAAGACTTTTTACATTTCAGAACAG GTATCGCATCATCCTCCCGTGTCAGCATTTTATGTCAGCAACAGGAAGGATGGATTCTGCCTCAGTGGAAGCATTCTCGCCAAGTCCAAATTCTATG GAAACTCATTGTCAGCCATTTTAGACGGCGAGGCTCGACTCACATTCCTTAACCGAGGAGAAGACTATGTCATGAATATGCCTTACGCTCACTGTAAAG GCATCCTTTATGGCACCATGACTCTGGAGCTGGGTGGTCAGATCACCATTGCGTGTGAGAAGACGGGCTACAGTTCGCAGCTGGAGTTTAAACTCAAG CCATTTCTGGGAAGCAGTGACAGCGTCAACCAAGTTTCCGGAAAGATAAAGCTAGGGAAGGAAGTGCTAGCAACTTTGGAAGGACATTGG GATAGCGAGATCTTCATCAATGACAAGAAGACTGGAACTGTGGACACTTTTTGGAACCCCACACCGGACTTGAGGCAAAGCAGACTCACCCGTTGCAccgtcccgccggaggagcaggGGGAGTTTGAATCGGAAAG ACTGTGGCAGCACGTGACGAGGGCCATCAACAACAAGGACCAGACGGACGCCACCAACGAGAAGTTCATTCTGGAGGAAAGCCAGAGGAAGTCTGCTCGGGAGAGGAAAGCCAAATGCGAGGAGTGGAATCCCACTTTGTTCGAGCAGGACCCCGTCACTGGAGAGTGGCACTATAAATACGCAGA CACGAGGCCATGGGACCCTCTTAACGACCTGATCCAGTTTGAAAAAGACGGTTGTATCCAGACCAAGGTCCGACACCGCACCCCCATGGTACGTTCTGGCAGTCTTATTAGTCTGAGTAACCAGGGGTCGCGGAGGGACAATTGCAAGTGCCAG GTCACGGTGCCAAAGAGGAAACACAAGAGCGACAAAGCTAAAAGTCCAGAGAGCGGATGCTCTTCGCCTGAGCTTGACCGGCAGGATTCCTCCGGAAGCGAAC GACACAAAAGCAAACATAACAGCCGTCTGCGCAAGAAGGGCGCAGACTTCACCGAACTTCAAAGTGCCATTGAATCCATAAAACAGACGCAACAGGATATCAACAG GAGCATCACGGCGTTGCGAAGTCGCACGGCAGGCCGAGCGGAGGGCGCCTCCTTCCTGCAGCAGCGCGACTACATGGTCATCGTGGCCCTCATCGTCCTGCAG